ATCAACAGACATAATCCACAGCATCAGATACAAGAAGAAGCAGGCAAGCCTTCGTGGCTTTGTTGCAAGCCTTCGTGGACTGTATGTGCCTATTTGTCCTATGTTAGCACATCTCAGATCCACGGGTTAAAAGTCCTTTCGTTTTATTTTTTGTTCGTTTGTTCTTACTCCTATAAACTTGTAAAGTGATCAGATAATGCATTGCTATGATAGATTGACATAATGGTTTACTGCTTCCTCTTGTCTGTGTCTATCACTGGTGTGGTAATGGGCTGCTAGCTCTTTTACTTGTTGTGGGAATATTTTTGGAGCGGTAGAGTTTGTAGTTGTAGTTGCGGTTTCATAGAATGTCTCTTGCTACTGTAATAATAATGTCCTGCAGGGAATACATTGCTTGATGGTACAAATTTGTTTATGCTGTGTATTGTTTCGTGCAAGTTATAATAATGTTTGTTTTGATGTTTGTAGATACCTCACCTAAGGCCTGCTGAGTACAAGAGATCCAGATTATCCAGGAACAGGAGGACTGTGAATCGTCCTTATGGTGGCGTTCTATCTGGTCAGGCTGTTAGGGAAAGGTTAGTATGCTTTCATGGTTTTATCTGTTGATGCTGACTAGCATAGTAGTGTGCATATCTTCTGTCCATTCCATCTCCTAACATTCCCATATTACAGGATCATCCGCGCTTTCCTTGTTGAGGAGCAAAAGATCGTGAAGAAGGTTCTGAAGATCCAAAAGACCAAGGAGAAGACAACATCAAAATGAGACAGCCAAAGCTCTCTACACCCTTGAGAACTTTTTGGAGGATGATGGTGATCGAATCTCTATCTGTATGCTAGGCTGGTGGTTTCTGAATTGTGAATCTAGCTAGAGATTGTGATCAATTTTCCATGTTGTCAGGATTGGAAGTCTAGACATCTTCCATGTTCCTTGTGGTTGGCTACTCTTAAATTATATATCCACAGATTTTCTATATGTCTGGGCATTATTTTTGTCACGTCGTTCCTGGAAAAGAATGTTCTACTTACGCCGCATGTCAGTTTGTGTGGTTTTCTGGTTGGTCTTTCCGTGGAACGCTCCTTGTGAGCAACGTGATGTTATGCCAAATGAAGAGATTGAGACTTGAGAGGCACAGGGATATTTGAAAACTATTCAGTGTCGATGCTCTGGTGATTTGTAGATATTTGGGCTGATTGCGTCAGCTTGTTTCAGCTGCAAAGACAACCTTGGGCGCTGCGCTTGCGCCGTTACGCTGGAGAAGTCCAGCCCGGGGCAGTGGACGCAGAAGTGGgagaggagcggcgggcgggcggccttGAAGAGTTGATGGAGCGCTGCGGCGAGCTCCTCGTGACGGCGCTGCGCGTCGCCAACGTCTGGGACTCTTCTCCTACCGTTGCCACCGCCTGTCAAACTCAACACGACCTTGTCACGGCTGGCGCTGCGTGCCCAAGAGGTACTGTCCAAAAGTTTAAGGATATCGCCAATCATGGCAGCGGCACTGGAATCAAAAGTGCATATAGTTATAAATAAAAGCATGCTGCAGGTGATATCATAGGTTCATAGAATCACAGGCAGGGTTACCAACTTACCACGTTCATCTGCCccaaaaggggaaaaaaaagaaaaactattgtcaagaatgggattcgaACCCATGCCCTTTCGGACCAGTACCTGAAACTGGCGCCTTAGACCAACTCGGCCATCTTGACACATGTGCGTCAGTTTGACAAGAGAAATGTAATTCGTGCATTCAAAACCGCTCCATAGCTCCGTCAGGCGCACATTCCCTAGACGGAAGTACCAACCCAAACGCTAAACCCACCACCGGACCAAAATGGCGGCTCTCCTAAACCCTACGTCCCGGCGACTTGCCACCGCTGCCTGCCGCCGGATCTCGACGCCGGCGGCAGTGGATGCCCTTGTGTCTCACCGGAACTTCCAAGGTTTGCCCCCTTGCCCATCCCTTGTTCATGTACCTGGAAGCCAATGCGTGCGACTTTCGATTGGGTGCTTTACAAATCCCctcttttcatttttttttgcgATTAGAAACCAAGAGTTGGTGGTCGCTGCTAGATCCTTGTCTTTTAATGTTTATTGTGCGGGAAGGTTCTAAATATTAGATTTTGTGGGATCCGATCAATTTCATCATGCCTGGTACTCTCGCTTCAGAAATGATTTACTAATTTAGAACCCGAGATTGCCCCCCCTGAATTTGAAGGAAAACACTGACTATCCCCCTGCTAAAACCTTGGACAGAGAGATGCAGTTCCAGTCTGGTGGATGTGAGTGGCAGGTTCAGTGAGATGTTTGATGCTACGCAAAGGTACTACGTGGTTGGAGGCAAGGGCGGTGTTGGGAGAACTAGCATGGCAGCGGCACTTGCTGTGAAGTTTGCCAACCATGGCGAACCAACACTCATCGTCTCCACGAACCCAATACGATCACTGGGTGATTCATTTGAACAAGTATACGAAGGCCTATCTTGTGTACATATTACTTGAATTGTGTTTTTATTATCTTTGTTGAATATATTGCTTATGCTGTTTATAGGACGTGAGCGACAGCAAAGTTGTACGTATTGATGGATTTGACTCTCTTTTTGCAACTGAGGTACGAAAAGTTATGCTAAAATGTTTGCCATTCTACTTTATTCTTTGCTCTCTGAGCTACTGTGATTAAGCAGGTGCTGTCCAGTTGGAAAATAAACACCTTGGATTGTGTTGATGGTAACCCATTTCGTATTTTTAGCTCACTGGCCATTTGCTGGACTTTTAGTCATAATACTGATATTTTAGCAACAAATCCAATGAATCTAACTGCAGTGGTTGATGCTTTTTTTGGGAAACGTAGTGTGTGCAAGTTGTGTATTTCAAGAATAGGTTGGATCTATATGACTGCACTTTGAAGtacattttttttttgataaatATTAAAATTTGCATGATCTTGACAAATTACTtctgaatgacctcagaaatcATATGGAACAACCATGTGTTTCGTGACTCGTTGCTGTAAAACAAATGCTTAGTTTTGTTTCTTTGCTCAAAGTTGATCCAGAACATTCACCCTCGACAGGGCTGCTCTCAAGGTGTGATGATGCATTTGCATTTTCTGGGATCACAGATCTCTTTCTTGTGATGCTAGTTTTGCTTTAACTATCTGTTATATTGTTTGGAACACGTTCTTTTACAGATTGGCCATGTGAAGTTAGAGGGGGGACGTCCAGGTGTTGGATCTTTTATCAACAATTTGATGGGAAGTATGGGGCTTGGAACACTTGCTGATCTGGTATATACCACCTAGAAAATTCGCACTTTCCTTCtccattttttttgttttaaTGGCCCTCCAATATATTGTTAATCACAACACTAGATGAATGTAGTAACTGTAAAGTTTCAAGCTATAGTTCTTTGCTGGCTAAGTGTATATTAATTGAGCACTGATCTTCTCTTTATTAGGGTTGTGCCCTGAGGTAAGGAGATGCTTGAGCTTTTTTAGGGGAGTTTCATATGCTTGTTTTCATTCTTTAGCATGTATCATCGTATCAGGTCTTCAGCATTGTAGTTTAGTGGTCTGTTGATCCAGCATAGCACTTACACTTGTTTGGTTATTTGCTGTCTAATCCCATGAAAATTGCCACAGACAAAACCTTTGTTTGCTCAAGAAGAGAAGTTTATTTCTTTTAGTTTCTTGCTAGATCACATTACTTATGCATACATTTCTCTTTCCTTTCATGGTTGCAAAGTCTATGCTCGATGATATACTGAGTAGATTCCCCCCGGGACTTGAAGAAGCATATGCACTATCAGAGGTATCAATCAAAATTTACATGATTTATTATTTGCTCACgcactttccaaaattactcaTCACTTGATGTGTATCCTTTGCAGCTGATAAAGTCAATCGAATTGCAAGGGACCGATAAATTTAGGCGTATAGTGCTGGATGCTCCGTCCACTGTTCGTCCCCAGCTCACCTCAATATTTGCAATCAAACTATACTATTCATCTTTTTTTTCCATCCACCGACAATTATTTGACTGCACATTTATTGCACAGGGACATACACTCAAGCTTTTGTCAGCTAATAATTGGATTGAAAAATTCCTCGGTATAGCCGTTAAGGTGAGCTTTAACATAACTAGTAATATTATCTGTTATAACTCAATGCTACCTTCATAAAACTCGTTTGCATGAGTATATGTTTGCACTTGTTacctttttttttttcatttttcttgTCATAATTAGGTAATTTGGACTGGGGATATTTGTTTTCTTTTTGAGATTTAATTATATATGTCTGATTGTCTGTAAACTTTAACACCAATCTGTTTTTCTGGGTTTCCCTATTTTGAGTCGTTTGGTGTTGAATTACGGAGTAAATGTGTTAGTTCTGTTTCACCAATATCTATGTAGACATGCTGATGTGAAATAGATGGCAATAAATTCTATGCAGCAAAGTCAAAAGTCACAATATAATGGACTTGCCTCAATGTGGCATAACTGTAGGCTGTAGTATACTTTTGTTGCAAATGCATGTTGGTGGTATCGAATTGTTTAAGAAGAGAAGTGGTGCAGATACTAAGTGTTAAAGGCTGCAAGTACTACAAGCTGCAGAATGGGAAAATTTTCTGGCAACATTCTTCTCTTTGAGTTTTTCTGAGACCTTGGAAACAGTCTTTTGGTTATGCAAATGTGTAATGCATGTTACTGCACATTGTAATTTCAGGGTGTAAATGCCGCTTCATCCATGCCAATCTTTAAATCGTCTCTTGAGAAATGGCAAGAAATTGTAAGTGTGCAATAGTTCCCAgttgatttatattaatgtgcGTTGAAAGCAAATTACAAGCTTATCATCTTCCTTGTTTCAAGTCTTCGGGGCTAGAGAAACTAAGGCAGCAGATTGCTGGAGTGCATGAGCTTTTGGTTGATCCACGATCAACAGAATTCATCATTGTCACAATTCCAACGGTAAAAGCTACCACCCATTTTTTACATTGCTACCACCATTTTTGCTATTTCGGCAACAGCTATTTGTTTTTAACTATAGTTATAGCCTGTTGACATCTGGAGTCATGTTTACTCTTGTATGCGTGGACTGCCATGAACAATATAGATTATGTTGCTGGGTACATTCACAGTCTTATTCAAAGTAAAGAACAATTCTGTCTTGACATGAGGTTATGAAATAAATATGGGGCTAGCTGCAGACGAGGAGTCAGCTTAATCTTACTTGTGGGTGCTTGTTTTCTCAGATGATGGCAGTTAGCGAGTCATCAAGATTCCACTCATCCTTAAAGAAGTATGGTGCACACGCAAGGAGGCTTGTCATAAACCAAGTGCTACCGCCATCTGCGTCCGACTGCAGATTCTGCGCTTCAAAACGGAGGGTAAGCAAACTTCTGCCATTCTCACAAAACTGCAGCAGATTTCCCATGGCTTCTAGCACTCGATATGGACAGGACGAATCCATGCACTGCAAGTTTACTGCTTTTTAGTGGATATATAGTGCGGCATTAATTCACCGCAGGCTTGTTCTCGAATGGCACATCGCTTGTAGTATAGCTTTTGAATCAGGGTGCAAGTGTCTGAGTGGAAACTTGACAATTTCAGGAACAAGCACGCGCCTTCAGTGCGATAAGGGAGGACCGCGAACTCAGCGGGCTGAAGCTGATCCAGGCCCCGCTCCTTGATGTGGAGGTGAAAGGCGTCCCTGCACTCCGATTCCTGAGCGATTCAGTGTGGAAATAGCTGACACCTTAGAAACCATTTTCGACTGCATTTTTTCTTCTGAATTTCATCTTACTGGTATCTACTATCGCCTAGTAGTCACTGCAAAAGTATGGTTAGGCCTGGACATCAGAAGATAAGCACAGCAGGATCACACTGTTCAGGACCTAGAGCAGTAGACGCTTGCTCACCAGCGGAGAACCCCAGGGCTTGCTTAACACGTCTgttttttttgaaagatttaACACGTCTGTTACCAGTGTTTGTTCTCTGAAATGTGAAGGGATAAGATGGAAGGACTCAGCGTCGGGTCTTTTGTCTGCTAGTTCTCACAAAAATCATGTGctccatttttctttttttggaaATAAGTCCAGGCGCAAGTCCATTTTTTTCTGGCGCAACACGTACCAGTTGCGTACTATTGAATCAACTGCGACTCTGGATCAATCCACACCACGTCGTTGCATCCCGTCAGAGGCTGTCCCCATCTCTCAGCAAGAGGTGCCTGGACGAGACGCAATTTTCATGTCAAAGCTCGATCTCTAGCTAGGCAATCACCGGTTCGATGAGTGGCTTAATGGTTTGATGGTATGTTACACAGGGCGTGAGATATTTAAAGGACTTCGTGATCAAAGAATTATGAAGTACTTTCAGGCCATCAAAAACATGAAAATGAATTTGTCTCGGTAGAATTATGAAGTACTTTCAGGCCATCAAAAACATGAAATTGAATTTGTCTCGGTCTCCTTGCCGCAATTTAGCTTAAGTGGTACGCTCAATTTAGCAATCAATGTTCACAATTAATTTTCAATTTAGCTTAACAATTCATAAAAGATTTTCTATGAAATATGGTAGACAATGTATCCAAAAAATTGGGCTTGAGACCCACATGAATCAGTCAGTAGTGGGAACCCATCCTATGTTCCCATCCAAACAATTCATGTGAATTAGGATGACAATACAAGTTATTGACTGACTAAGAAAAGAGAACTGTCCAGCTAGTAACTTTAGCGTTGGGCTTCTCCATAGCTCGATGGCTAGTACATGAAAGTAAAAATTTAGACTGGTTTAGGCAATAGCCCTAGTTCAGTATGGAGTGATGTTCTTTATGTTCGTTACGTTCGAATGCTGGGTGTTTACAAGCATGGAGCGCTTGCAAGtggtgtgcgtgtgtgtggtTGCGTCCTCGAGAGAAGGTCCAATTTCAccccatatatatatatatatatatatatatatatatatatatatatggtgtGCTGAGCTACACGTGAGAGGGGGTATCCGCCTCCCGAGGTTGGTTCCCTGGGACGACGGAGGCCACGCAGGCCGCCGACGCCGCGAGGAGGGAGACCGCGGAGGTGGAAGCCCGGGAGAAGGGGCTCGCCGAGGTCGGAGCGAGGCGGCTCGAGAAGTTGGAGCGGCTGgtggaggagctggaggctcAACTTCGGTCGATGAGGGACGAGTCTGAAGGTAGTCATTTGCCACTCCCCTCGTGCGTGCGCCGGGATAGTGCTGCCCGGCTTCTTCCTTGCTCAGCCCTTTCACTTTGTTGGCCAGATCTTCGGCTGGAGGCGGGTTCGATGCGCCGCGCCAGGTCGGCCTTGGAGGAGAAGCTTCTAGAGTCAGATCGGGAGCCGTCCTCCCTCCGAGGTGCGGCTGGCGTGCTTTGCCAGCCACGTGCTCGGCGTCGGGACGGACGTCGTGCCCTTTGCGGCTCGGCTCGAGGCGGTTTGGGGGCGCGGCGAGGAGCTGATCGCGGAGGGCGTCTTCGTCGGGGTGCACGCAGCGTTCGCGGCCAAGGCTTCCCATTACGAGGGCGTGGATTCCACGGTCGTGTCGGGTGGCTACGCGGGGGGCAGGTCCGATGAAGATCTCGACCGGCTGACTGCAGGGATGGGGCCCCATGCACAGTGTCTGACCCGCCAGCTAGACCCCGCCGACATTCTGGGGCGTGATTGGTTACCGCATGCCCCAGCCTGCATCGCACCGGCCGAGCCAGGCTCTCCTTGGCCAGGCTGCTGCCATGCAATTGCTCACCGTTTAGTTGCCTGGGCGCATGCAGCATGGCCAAGCAGGGAAGCTGTTTGGTTGCCTGGGCGCACGAGTTGTCCTTGCACCGCTGCTCTCTCCTCTCATGCAGCTCGCGCATCCCAGCCTGCATCGCGCCGGCCTGGCCCGACAAAAACGCTCGATTCCTACGTTTCCCGCGGGCCTGGCTGGGAGGCGCATCTTGCACCACAGGAGCCTGGCTCGGCCGCTGGCGCAGGCAACCAAACGCTCAGAAGTTGCATGCCGAGAGAGCCTGGCCGGGCTGGAACCAGGCAACCAATCACGCCCCTGGTGAACCGCCGCGCTCGCGCCGAGTGATTTCCTCGTGCTGACCTGCCATGAAAGTTGCTTTTTAGATTCTGGTTTAAGGTTTGAACGAATGTGGGCCCTGATGGCGagaacaagttttatttttaagtTAATGTCGTTTTCGCCTGCTATCCGATCGTGCTTTGTTATCTTTTGTTGTTGCGATTTTCTTTGTTGGCGCATGCTGAAATTTTGGGGGCTGACCCGTTGGACTCGCTTTAATACGGCGGTAACGCGCGGGTCAGCCACGAACAACATGAGAGAAACATCGCATAGCTATGATTGACAAGCGAATTATTCGAAAAAAGAAGCAGGTTGCTTAACATAATAAAGTAGGATAAATTGGATAGACGCCACGGAACTTTGACGCGTTTTGAAAAACGCCACGGAACTTTTGGGCCTTAGAAAAACACCACGGAACTTTTACTCGGCTTTGATAGACGCCACGGGATACGTTTTGGGGGCTGTGTGGCCCACTGTCTGGGGAGAGTATTTCCATATTTCCAATCGTGCCCCTGCTCACCTCATACATGGCAGGATCTGATCCAAATCtaaaaaacacacacacacacgatgGAGCCTCTGTTCTTCCCCGAGTGGAACCCCTAGGAAGGCAGCCGCTGCCGCCGACTGGCatcgccgtcgcctccgccgtCGAGGTGCGCACGACCCTGACCCCGACCCTCTGCTCCACGATCTGCGCGGGCCGCCGCCGAGCTGCGCCCGACCCCGACCCCGACCCTCTGCTCCACGATCtgtgcacgccgccgcccgccgagctGCGCCCGACCCCGACCCCGACCCTCTGCTCCACGAGCTGCGCCCGACACCCCGACTTCCTCCACCTTGTTGTATCAGCGGCACCATGGAAGGGATGGAGCTAGCAGTTCGGTCAGAACCGTAAGTGTCTTCCTACTGTCTGTAATTCGATTCTTGTTCGTTTGGACATAGTAACTATAAGGATGATTATAACCATTGTTGACTCGTCGCTTTATAGGATCATGTTCAGAGTAGACGTTAAGGTCGAAGGTTTCATGTCAGTTGATGCTAATGGTAGGAAGCGTTTTACCAGAGGCTTTACACGTGATTGGGTAATGGATAGCGATAGCATGACGCTGGATTTGCTGAATAGTACATTAAAATCTGAAACAAGCTGGGGTGAGAATCAGAAGGTGATTTTTTGGGTGCATGACAAGAGGGCCGGTGAGGATCATCTTATAGATTCTGACAACCAACTCAAAGAGGTCATTGACATGTACAAAGAAGAGAGGAATTTTATACTTTATGTGTCTGTGTTTGATAAGGAGGTGTGTGAGCCCATTGAGGTTGTGCTGCTAATCAACCAAAGCCATGCACAATCTGCATCTAATGAAGCAGGACCAAGTGCTGCTGCTCATGCAGAATCAGATGATGAGTTGCCTAATATGGATGATGTGTTTGACGCTGCTGAGGAGTATGTGGGTGTTGATGATGAGTATATTTACGGTATTAAGCCACAAAGTACTAATGGGGCTGCTACTGGAACAACCCATAATGAGTCTGCTACTGCAACAACTAATAATGCTACTGCAACAACCCATAATGAGCCTTCTGATGAGGCTGCTAACCAACCTCCTACTGAGCCATATGTAGGGGCAGCACGTGCTGCTAGTGGGAATGTGGTAGAGCCAGTGATGAATGACGATGATCCTCAGTTTCTGGTTGTAACCCATGACCCTGAGTTACCAGACATTACGAAAGATGCACTGTTTCCCGATATGATTACATTCAGAAAAGCTATTAGGAACCATGCTGTGCAATCTGGTTTTGAATTAGCTCCTGGTGTGAAGACAGATAAGACAAGATTTATAGCTCGTTGCGCTGCCAAGGGCTATCCATGGCGTATACGTGCCTCTAGGTTGCAGGACGAAATAACAGTTCAGGTGATGGTGTAACTAACCATTAATGCTTTGTTTATAATCTGTTCACTGAAATATTGTTCATGGTTtaatgtttgaaacattttttCTTGCAGATAAAATCATTGCCTGAGGAGCACAACTGTTCAACAACCAAGCTATGTGAGGGCAGGATGGCGACACAGGAATGGGTTGCAGATCATTTGACAGACTGGGTTAAAACCAACCCAGGGAAGGGTGCTCTAGCTGGTAAAGAGAAGCTGGAAAAGCAGTACAAAATCAAGTTGAAGTATTCCAAGGCATGGTCAGGACTGAAGCTAGCCTCAATGAAAGTTCATGGTACATACAACAACAGTTTTCAAGAGTTGTTCAACTGGGCATCAGAAATAGCAAAGGAGTGTCCAGGGTCAGTTTTGGAGATAAATGTGGAGAAAGTTGGTAGGAGACAGAGATTTAAGAGAATGTTCTTTGCACTGAAGCCTTGTATAGATGGATTTTTGAATGGCTGCAAACCGTATATTGCAATAGATGCAACTAGACTTGTTGGTAGATACACTGGTCAATTAGCTTCAGCTACATCCGTTGATGGTCACAATTGGTTGTTTTATGTTGCATTTGCAATTTTTGACTCAGAAACAGAAAAGAACTGGACATGGTTCATGGAGAAGTTGCACAAAGTTATAGGAGACCCACCTGGTTTAGTCATTTCTTCAGATGCATGTAAAGGTTTAGTGGAGGGTATTGCAGCAATATATCCACATGCAGAGCATAGAGAGTGCATGAGGCACTTGTATGCCAATTTCTTGAAGCAATTTAGAGGTCCAATTTTTACTCAACACCTCTACCCTGCTGCAAGATCATACACTGTAGATAGGTTCAAGTGGCACTTGCAGAAGATAGCTGAGCATTGTCCAGAAGCAATAACATGGCTTGACCAACACCATAAAAGGATATGGTACAGAAGTGGCTTTGCTGAGAATTGCAAATGTGACTACTTGACAAATAACATTTCTGAGAGTTTCAATAATCAAATTAAGGGACTCAGAGGACTATTGCCTCATGAATTGTGTGATGGATTGAGAGTGCTGATAATGGAGAAGATGGCATCCAGAAGGGATATTGGGAGACAATTAGATGGTGGTATTCTACCCTCTGTAATGATGGAACTCAACAAAGCAAGCAACGAGCTGAAGGTAGTTCAGATTTCTCGAGGAGGTGTTGACTTTGCAGAAGTGACACTTATTGATGCAGATAATGTAACAAGGAGGCACACAGTGGACTT
The sequence above is drawn from the Panicum hallii strain FIL2 chromosome 7, PHallii_v3.1, whole genome shotgun sequence genome and encodes:
- the LOC112899897 gene encoding 60S ribosomal protein L34-like, giving the protein MVQRLTYRKRHSYATKSNQTRVVKTPGGRLVYQYTKKRASGPKCPVTGKKIQGIPHLRPAEYKRSRLSRNRRTVNRPYGGVLSGQAVRERIIRAFLVEEQKIVKKVLKIQKTKEKTTSK
- the LOC112898765 gene encoding ATPase ARSA1-like, which translates into the protein MAALLNPTSRRLATAACRRISTPAAVDALVSHRNFQERCSSSLVDVSGRFSEMFDATQRYYVVGGKGGVGRTSMAAALAVKFANHGEPTLIVSTNPIRSLGDSFEQDVSDSKVVRIDGFDSLFATEIGHVKLEGGRPGVGSFINNLMGSMGLGTLADLSMLDDILSRFPPGLEEAYALSELIKSIELQGTDKFRRIVLDAPSTGHTLKLLSANNWIEKFLGIAVKGVNAASSMPIFKSSLEKWQEISSGLEKLRQQIAGVHELLVDPRSTEFIIVTIPTMMAVSESSRFHSSLKKYGAHARRLVINQVLPPSASDCRFCASKRREQARAFSAIREDRELSGLKLIQAPLLDVEVKGVPALRFLSDSVWK